One segment of Nostoc piscinale CENA21 DNA contains the following:
- the cimA gene encoding citramalate synthase produces MTTNPSPQIWLYDTTLRDGTQCEGLSVSIEDKLRIAKRLDQLGIPFIEGGWPGANPKDVQFFWQLQEDPLKQAEIVAFCSTRRPNTVAAAEPMLQAILTAGSRWVTIFGKSWDLHVTEGLKTTLEENLAMIRDTIEYFRSHGRRVIYDAEHWFDGYKHNRDYALQTLEAAIASGAEWLVLCDTNGGTLPHEVSESVTTVKSHLLSVTCQKTMTTPQIGIHTHNDCDLAVANALAAVMAGATMVQGTINGYGERCGNANLCSLIPNLQLKMGYSCISEHQLTQLTEASRFVSEVVNLAPDEHAPFVGRSAFAHKGGVHVSAVQRNPLTYEHIQPETVGNRRRIVISEQAGLSNVLAKARTFGIELDKQTPEAKQILQRLKQLESQGYQFEAAEASFALLMYEALGARQEFFEIKGFQVHCDLVEGKETSSALATVKVTVNGQNILEAAEGNGPVAALDAALRKALVNFYPQLASFELTDYKVRILDGHAGTAAKTRALVESGNGHQRWTTIGVSANILAASYQAVVEGLEYGLLLHCQAEAAVKA; encoded by the coding sequence ATGACCACAAATCCCTCTCCTCAAATTTGGCTTTATGACACAACTTTACGGGATGGCACTCAATGCGAAGGGCTATCGGTGTCTATTGAAGACAAGCTACGCATTGCTAAAAGATTAGACCAACTGGGTATTCCCTTCATTGAAGGTGGTTGGCCCGGCGCTAACCCGAAGGATGTTCAGTTTTTCTGGCAACTCCAAGAAGATCCGCTCAAACAAGCAGAAATTGTGGCATTTTGTTCTACGCGTCGCCCCAATACCGTCGCTGCGGCTGAACCAATGTTGCAAGCAATTTTAACTGCTGGTTCTCGGTGGGTGACAATTTTTGGCAAATCTTGGGATTTACACGTTACAGAAGGTCTCAAGACAACTTTAGAGGAAAATTTGGCCATGATCCGCGATACTATTGAGTATTTTCGCTCACATGGGCGACGCGTGATTTACGATGCCGAACATTGGTTTGATGGTTACAAACATAATCGAGATTATGCTTTACAAACATTAGAGGCTGCGATCGCATCTGGTGCGGAATGGTTAGTTTTATGTGATACAAATGGCGGAACTTTGCCTCACGAAGTCAGCGAAAGTGTGACAACTGTTAAAAGTCATTTGTTATCTGTCACTTGTCAAAAAACAATGACAACCCCACAAATCGGCATCCACACCCATAACGATTGTGATCTAGCCGTAGCAAATGCCCTAGCTGCTGTCATGGCTGGGGCAACAATGGTACAAGGAACAATAAATGGATATGGTGAACGCTGCGGCAATGCCAATCTTTGTTCTTTAATTCCCAACTTACAGCTAAAAATGGGTTATAGCTGTATCTCAGAACACCAGCTTACTCAACTCACAGAAGCCAGCCGTTTTGTCAGTGAAGTAGTCAATCTTGCGCCTGATGAACACGCGCCTTTTGTCGGACGTTCGGCTTTTGCTCATAAAGGCGGTGTGCATGTTTCCGCAGTGCAACGTAACCCCCTGACTTACGAACACATCCAGCCAGAAACAGTCGGGAACCGTCGGCGGATAGTCATTTCTGAACAAGCGGGACTGAGTAACGTCTTAGCCAAAGCCCGTACTTTTGGCATTGAATTAGATAAACAAACACCAGAAGCAAAACAAATTCTCCAACGCCTCAAACAATTAGAAAGTCAAGGCTATCAATTTGAAGCCGCCGAAGCGAGTTTTGCCCTGTTAATGTATGAAGCTTTAGGGGCGCGGCAAGAATTTTTTGAAATCAAAGGCTTTCAAGTACACTGTGACTTAGTAGAAGGGAAAGAAACCAGCAGTGCGTTAGCCACCGTGAAAGTCACTGTCAACGGTCAGAATATCTTAGAAGCCGCCGAAGGTAACGGCCCCGTTGCTGCCTTAGATGCCGCCTTACGCAAAGCTTTAGTCAACTTTTATCCCCAACTCGCCAGCTTTGAATTAACCGACTACAAAGTGCGAATTCTTGACGGACACGCCGGCACAGCCGCCAAAACCAGAGCCTTAGTAGAATCAGGCAACGGTCATCAACGCTGGACAACTATCGGCGTTTCTGCAAATATCCTAGCTGCTTCTTATCAAGCAGTAGTTGAGGGTTTGGAATATGGTTTGTTATTACATTGCCAAGCAGAAGCCGCAGTGAAGGCTTAG
- the thiO gene encoding glycine oxidase ThiO: protein MTSDVLIIGGGVIGLAIAVELKLRGTNVTVLCRDFQAAATHAAAGMLAPDAEIIQDEMMGKLCRRSRALYPEWTSKLEDLTGINPGYWACGILAPVYQQPQSSAAGESPAYWLDQTAIHQYQPGLSNDVVGGWWYPEDAQVDNRALAQALRTAAQSLGIEIKDNITVSGLIQQQGQVIGVQTNQGVIRAGHYVLAAGAWSSELLPLPVTPRKGQMLSIRLPDFVPELPLRRVLFGENIYIVPRRDRSIILGATSEDVGFAPNNTPAGIQSLLQQAIRLYPQLQDYSIQEFWWGFRPATPDELPILGTSHCANLTLATGHYRNGILLAPVTAALIADLICEQKSDSLLAHFHYSRFHTQPSTAPMLTHSANFTNGDRPALSPLPNSPLPDSPLVIAGKTFQSRLMTGTGKYRSIAEMQQSIVASGCQIVTVAVRRVQTKTPGHEGLAEALDWSKIWMLPNTAGCQTAEEAIRVARLGREMAKLLGQEDNNFVKLEVIPDAKYLLPDPIGTLQAAEQLVKEGFAVLPYINADPMLAKRLEEAGCATVMPLASPIGSGQGLKTTANIQIIIENAKVPVVVDAGIGSPSEASQAMELGADALLINSAIALAQNSPAMAYAMNLATVAGRLAYLAGRMPIKSYASASSPVTGTIN from the coding sequence ATGACTAGCGATGTTTTAATTATTGGTGGCGGTGTTATTGGCTTGGCGATCGCCGTCGAACTTAAATTGCGCGGGACAAATGTCACCGTGCTTTGTCGTGATTTCCAGGCTGCTGCTACCCATGCTGCTGCTGGCATGTTAGCACCAGACGCAGAAATTATCCAAGATGAGATGATGGGTAAGTTGTGCAGGCGATCGCGTGCCTTATACCCAGAATGGACAAGCAAACTTGAAGATTTAACAGGGATTAATCCTGGTTATTGGGCTTGTGGCATTCTTGCGCCTGTTTATCAACAACCACAGTCTTCTGCGGCTGGTGAATCACCTGCTTATTGGTTAGATCAAACTGCCATTCATCAATATCAGCCAGGATTGAGTAATGATGTCGTTGGTGGCTGGTGGTATCCTGAAGATGCTCAAGTTGATAATCGGGCATTAGCGCAAGCACTGAGAACTGCTGCTCAATCCCTCGGCATTGAAATCAAAGACAATATTACAGTCTCAGGATTAATCCAACAGCAAGGGCAAGTCATCGGCGTACAAACCAACCAAGGCGTAATTCGTGCCGGTCACTATGTTTTGGCGGCTGGTGCTTGGTCTAGTGAATTGTTACCTTTACCTGTGACTCCGCGCAAAGGGCAGATGTTGAGTATCCGCTTACCTGACTTTGTGCCAGAATTGCCTTTGCGAAGAGTGTTATTTGGTGAAAACATTTACATCGTACCCCGGCGCGATCGTTCGATTATTTTGGGCGCAACTAGTGAAGATGTGGGTTTTGCCCCGAATAACACCCCCGCAGGCATCCAATCTTTACTTCAGCAAGCGATTCGCCTTTATCCACAATTACAAGATTATTCGATTCAAGAATTTTGGTGGGGTTTTCGTCCGGCTACTCCAGATGAGTTACCTATTCTCGGCACTAGCCACTGTGCAAACTTGACTTTGGCTACAGGTCATTATCGCAACGGCATTTTACTAGCGCCCGTGACAGCCGCCTTAATTGCTGATTTAATCTGCGAACAAAAATCAGATTCTTTATTGGCACATTTCCATTATTCTCGGTTTCATACCCAGCCATCTACCGCCCCTATGCTCACTCACTCTGCCAATTTTACCAACGGCGATCGCCCAGCTTTATCACCACTCCCTAACTCCCCGCTTCCCGACTCCCCACTTGTAATTGCAGGGAAAACCTTTCAATCTCGCTTGATGACAGGAACCGGCAAATATCGCAGCATTGCAGAAATGCAGCAAAGTATTGTTGCTAGTGGCTGTCAAATTGTCACCGTCGCAGTCCGGCGAGTCCAAACCAAAACCCCAGGACATGAAGGTTTAGCAGAAGCACTAGATTGGTCAAAAATTTGGATGTTGCCGAATACGGCTGGTTGTCAAACTGCCGAAGAAGCGATTCGTGTCGCCCGTTTGGGTAGGGAAATGGCAAAATTGCTGGGGCAGGAAGATAATAACTTTGTGAAATTAGAAGTTATCCCCGATGCAAAATATTTACTCCCTGACCCGATTGGGACACTGCAAGCGGCTGAACAACTGGTAAAAGAAGGGTTTGCTGTATTGCCGTATATTAATGCTGACCCGATGTTAGCCAAACGCTTAGAAGAAGCTGGCTGTGCAACAGTCATGCCTTTAGCTTCACCCATCGGTTCGGGACAAGGATTAAAAACCACTGCCAATATCCAAATCATTATTGAAAACGCTAAAGTGCCGGTTGTGGTAGATGCAGGGATTGGTTCACCTTCCGAAGCGTCTCAAGCAATGGAATTAGGCGCAGATGCTTTATTAATTAATAGTGCGATCGCCCTAGCCCAAAATTCACCAGCAATGGCTTATGCGATGAATTTGGCAACCGTCGCTGGTCGTTTAGCATACTTAGCTGGCAGAATGCCCATCAAATCCTATGCTAGTGCTAGTTCCCCTGTGACTGGCACGATTAATTAA
- a CDS encoding CAP domain-containing protein, with translation MIQNKISSAGVATLALIGGVIAFSTPVQTATLQRTQMSDNNIQLAQSTATPRELEAAVFNQINKYRASLGLPALIRNSTIDNQARTHSQNMAQGRVAFGHDGFGARIQAIAVTIPYSAAAENVAYNQGYPDPATQAVQGWLRSSGHLANIKGNYNLTGVGVAVNSRGAVYFTQIFIRTR, from the coding sequence ATGATTCAGAATAAAATATCCAGTGCTGGTGTAGCGACTCTGGCCTTGATTGGAGGCGTAATCGCTTTTTCTACACCAGTTCAAACTGCTACCTTGCAACGTACCCAAATGTCAGATAATAACATCCAACTGGCACAATCTACTGCGACACCTAGGGAGTTAGAAGCGGCTGTTTTCAACCAAATTAATAAATATCGAGCTTCTCTTGGTCTACCAGCATTAATTCGGAACTCAACTATTGATAATCAAGCCAGGACTCACAGTCAAAATATGGCTCAGGGGCGAGTTGCATTTGGTCATGACGGTTTTGGTGCAAGAATTCAAGCGATCGCAGTTACAATTCCCTACAGCGCGGCTGCTGAAAATGTGGCTTACAACCAGGGATATCCAGATCCTGCAACCCAAGCCGTGCAAGGTTGGCTGAGAAGTTCAGGACATTTGGCTAATATCAAAGGTAATTACAACCTCACAGGTGTTGGTGTGGCGGTAAATAGTAGAGGTGCGGTTTACTTTACCCAAATATTTATCCGTACACGTTAG
- the rdgB gene encoding RdgB/HAM1 family non-canonical purine NTP pyrophosphatase, with product MNKLLVVATSNPGKLREMQAYLASSSWKLTLKPEELEVEETGDTFAANACLKASEVAKATGQWAIADDSGLQVDALNGVPGVYSARYGKTDAERISRLLRELGNETNRQAQFVCAAAIARPDGEIVVQCEGICRGEILHAPRGEGGFGYDPVFYVPEKQLTFAEMSPEEKKSVSHRGQAFAALIPQLSTILSAESSSYFLFL from the coding sequence ATGAACAAATTACTCGTAGTAGCCACAAGCAATCCAGGTAAATTGCGGGAAATGCAAGCTTACCTAGCAAGTTCTAGTTGGAAATTAACTCTCAAACCAGAAGAACTAGAAGTAGAAGAAACAGGTGATACATTTGCGGCTAACGCTTGTTTAAAAGCCTCCGAAGTTGCCAAAGCTACAGGACAATGGGCGATCGCCGATGATTCTGGTTTACAGGTAGATGCTTTGAATGGTGTACCGGGGGTATATTCGGCGCGTTATGGCAAAACCGACGCAGAGCGAATTTCTCGGTTATTAAGAGAATTAGGTAATGAAACTAACAGACAAGCACAATTTGTCTGTGCAGCAGCGATCGCCCGTCCAGATGGTGAGATAGTTGTACAATGCGAAGGTATTTGTCGTGGCGAAATACTTCATGCACCCCGTGGAGAGGGTGGTTTTGGCTATGATCCTGTATTTTACGTGCCAGAAAAGCAGTTAACCTTTGCAGAAATGTCCCCAGAAGAGAAAAAATCTGTTAGTCATCGTGGTCAGGCGTTTGCGGCGTTAATCCCACAACTGAGTACAATACTGAGTGCTGAGTCAAGTTCTTACTTTCTATTCTTATAG
- a CDS encoding HNH endonuclease, which yields MVQRANGCCEYCRSQERFAIQAFSAEHIVPKSQGGETNLDNLALSCQGCNNHKYIKSQVMSR from the coding sequence GTGGTTCAGCGAGCTAATGGATGTTGCGAATATTGTAGAAGCCAAGAACGCTTTGCTATTCAAGCTTTTTCTGCCGAGCATATTGTTCCTAAAAGTCAAGGTGGAGAAACAAATCTAGATAATTTGGCTCTTTCTTGTCAGGGTTGCAACAATCACAAATATATAAAATCGCAGGTTATGAGCCGTTAA
- a CDS encoding CRR6 family NdhI maturation factor, with translation MAIAIALHTDSINKLDLSPALAVIEPLLQEGVAAYEQQLNFDIDYPLDPGDPRELSEVPELRLWFIRLDAKYPWIPFLLDWKGGELARYAAMLVPHQFSNKEGIQYNPEALEIFLMHKIFVLADWLKQQAIPSSSRLKSMAQMLGYELDDGFFEMF, from the coding sequence ATGGCTATAGCGATCGCACTCCATACAGATTCGATTAACAAATTAGACTTGTCACCTGCTTTAGCAGTAATTGAACCACTTTTGCAAGAAGGAGTTGCTGCTTATGAACAGCAATTAAACTTTGATATCGACTACCCTTTAGACCCAGGCGACCCCCGCGAACTTTCCGAAGTTCCAGAGTTACGCCTGTGGTTTATTCGCTTAGATGCAAAATATCCTTGGATACCTTTTTTATTAGATTGGAAAGGTGGGGAATTAGCTCGTTATGCGGCTATGCTTGTACCACATCAATTCAGTAATAAAGAAGGCATTCAATATAATCCTGAAGCATTAGAAATATTTTTAATGCACAAAATCTTCGTTTTGGCTGACTGGTTAAAACAACAAGCAATTCCCAGTTCATCCCGGCTAAAATCTATGGCGCAAATGCTGGGTTATGAATTAGATGACGGATTTTTTGAAATGTTTTAA
- a CDS encoding YqaE/Pmp3 family membrane protein, whose product MDLIRILAAIFLPPLGVFLQVGLGKDFWINILLTFLGYIPGIVHAVWVIARK is encoded by the coding sequence ATGGATTTAATTAGGATTTTAGCAGCGATTTTTCTACCGCCTTTGGGAGTATTTTTACAAGTAGGTTTGGGAAAAGATTTTTGGATTAATATCCTGTTGACGTTTCTGGGCTATATTCCGGGGATTGTACACGCAGTTTGGGTCATCGCCAGGAAATAA
- a CDS encoding PEP-CTERM sorting domain-containing protein, protein MRVTALEDLEGNKQYEWSILGNWFWWTGFWSEEYGYSGVLLEGPFGGSTLLYSRKTYTIFSPQVPEPITFIGSLTALGFGIAIKRKFGSTQK, encoded by the coding sequence TTGCGCGTTACTGCCTTAGAAGATTTGGAAGGTAATAAACAGTATGAATGGAGCATTCTTGGGAATTGGTTTTGGTGGACAGGTTTCTGGAGTGAAGAGTATGGTTACAGTGGTGTATTACTAGAAGGCCCCTTCGGAGGTAGCACTTTACTGTATAGTAGGAAAACTTACACTATTTTTAGCCCACAAGTACCAGAACCTATTACTTTTATCGGTAGTCTAACAGCACTAGGTTTTGGTATTGCTATTAAAAGGAAATTTGGATCTACACAGAAGTAA
- a CDS encoding CAP domain-containing protein, whose protein sequence is MLRQPAFGIALSTLVLASGFITTPIPSHSSTNSTTQPVASSQLASSTTTFNTTALEKSVFEQINRYRASKKLPKLTLNANISRQARIHSQNMAKGKVPFSHNGFEKRVISTSIRFNSAGENVAVNQGYSNPASQAVIGWLESPGHLKNIKGNYNLTGVGVATNQQGEVYLTQIFLLTN, encoded by the coding sequence ATGTTACGACAACCTGCTTTTGGCATCGCTTTAAGTACGCTTGTCCTTGCTAGTGGATTTATCACTACTCCGATACCAAGCCATTCATCTACCAACAGCACAACTCAACCAGTCGCTTCTAGTCAACTAGCCTCGTCAACTACTACCTTTAATACCACTGCATTAGAAAAATCAGTTTTTGAACAAATCAACCGCTACAGAGCTTCTAAAAAACTACCAAAATTAACTTTGAATGCCAATATCTCTCGACAAGCCAGGATTCACAGTCAAAATATGGCTAAAGGGAAAGTTCCCTTCAGTCATAACGGATTTGAAAAGCGTGTCATATCTACTTCGATTCGCTTCAACAGTGCTGGCGAAAATGTGGCAGTCAACCAAGGATATAGTAATCCTGCTAGTCAAGCTGTAATTGGTTGGTTAGAAAGTCCGGGACATTTGAAGAATATCAAAGGAAATTACAACCTAACTGGTGTTGGTGTGGCGACTAATCAGCAAGGTGAAGTCTACTTAACGCAAATTTTCTTGCTAACTAATTAG
- a CDS encoding DUF29 domain-containing protein → MLQNIMKVNELKELYEIDDSQWLEETVKLIKNHQLQELDLENLVEELEDFGREKKNAVASLLDQIIRHLLLLQYWTSESEYNSIHWQEEIYNFRTQLKRRLTTNLHNYLDSELDSIYKDALGFVKIKTQNTVDFPVECPYSLEQLLDIGWLSN, encoded by the coding sequence ATGCTGCAAAATATTATGAAAGTTAATGAATTAAAAGAACTCTATGAAATAGATGATTCTCAATGGCTAGAAGAAACAGTCAAACTCATTAAAAATCATCAACTTCAAGAACTAGATTTAGAAAATTTAGTTGAGGAATTAGAGGATTTCGGCAGAGAAAAGAAAAATGCTGTAGCCAGTCTTTTAGATCAAATTATCCGTCATTTATTATTACTGCAATATTGGACAAGCGAATCTGAGTATAATTCAATTCACTGGCAAGAAGAAATTTATAATTTCCGCACTCAATTAAAACGAAGACTAACTACTAATCTGCATAATTATCTCGATTCGGAATTGGATTCTATCTATAAAGATGCGTTGGGTTTTGTAAAAATTAAAACTCAGAATACTGTCGATTTTCCTGTGGAATGCCCTTATTCCCTTGAACAATTACTTGATATAGGTTGGTTAAGTAATTGA
- the trpB gene encoding tryptophan synthase subunit beta — protein MTTTPLSPNSSTTAQVPDIQGRFGRFGGKYVPETLMPALAELETAYQQYRHNPEFQAELQQLLRDYVGRATPLYFAERLTAHYARPDGTGPQIYLKREDLNHTGAHKINNALGQVLLAKRMGKQRIIAETGAGQHGVATATVCARFGLECVIYMGVHDMERQALNVFRMRLMGAEVRPVEAGTGTLKDATSEAIRDWVTNVETTHYILGSVAGPHPYPMMVRDFHAVIGQETRAQALEKWGGLPDILLACVGGGSNAMGLFYEFVNEPSVRLIGVEAAGEGVNTDKHAATLTKGRVGVLHGAMSYLLQDEDGQVTEAHSISAGLDYPGVGPEHSYLKDTNRAEYYSVTDAEALAAFQKLSRLEGIIPALETSHAIAYLETLCPQLSGSPKIIINCSGRGDKDVQTVAKFLTPQ, from the coding sequence GTGACTACTACTCCCCTTTCTCCAAATTCTTCCACAACTGCTCAGGTTCCCGATATACAAGGACGCTTTGGACGCTTTGGCGGTAAGTACGTCCCGGAAACCCTGATGCCTGCTTTAGCTGAACTAGAAACAGCTTATCAGCAATATCGTCATAACCCAGAGTTTCAAGCAGAACTCCAACAACTGCTGCGGGATTATGTGGGACGCGCTACACCGTTGTATTTTGCTGAACGGCTGACTGCTCATTATGCTCGACCCGATGGCACAGGGCCGCAGATTTATTTGAAGCGGGAAGATTTAAATCACACTGGCGCACACAAAATTAATAATGCTTTGGGTCAAGTATTGTTAGCGAAGCGTATGGGTAAGCAGCGAATTATTGCTGAAACTGGTGCTGGACAGCACGGAGTTGCAACAGCCACAGTTTGCGCCCGGTTTGGCTTGGAATGTGTGATTTACATGGGTGTTCACGATATGGAACGCCAAGCTTTAAACGTGTTTAGAATGCGGTTGATGGGTGCAGAAGTCCGTCCAGTAGAGGCGGGTACAGGTACTCTCAAAGATGCGACTTCGGAAGCGATTCGGGATTGGGTGACAAATGTTGAAACAACTCACTACATTCTTGGTTCCGTAGCTGGGCCGCATCCTTACCCGATGATGGTGCGGGATTTTCATGCGGTGATTGGACAAGAAACTCGCGCCCAAGCTTTAGAAAAGTGGGGCGGTTTACCTGATATTCTCTTGGCTTGTGTGGGTGGTGGTTCCAATGCAATGGGACTGTTTTATGAGTTTGTCAATGAACCATCTGTGCGGTTAATTGGGGTAGAGGCTGCTGGCGAAGGTGTGAATACAGATAAACATGCTGCTACCTTGACAAAAGGACGAGTTGGTGTACTGCACGGCGCGATGAGCTATCTACTGCAAGATGAAGATGGACAAGTCACCGAGGCGCACTCAATTAGTGCGGGTTTAGATTATCCCGGTGTAGGGCCAGAACACAGTTATTTAAAAGATACGAATCGGGCAGAATATTACAGTGTGACAGATGCAGAGGCTTTGGCAGCATTCCAAAAACTGTCTCGCTTAGAAGGTATTATCCCAGCTTTGGAAACTTCTCATGCGATCGCCTACCTAGAAACCCTCTGTCCTCAACTTAGCGGTAGTCCCAAAATTATCATTAACTGTTCTGGACGCGGTGACAAAGATGTGCAAACCGTTGCTAAATTTTTAACTCCGCAGTAA
- a CDS encoding phosphoglucomutase/phosphomannomutase family protein, whose amino-acid sequence MPVVASSIKFGTDGWRGVIGEEFTFERLALVAPVAAKVLYDTYYSTVGSRTIIVGYDRRFMAEDFARAVADAVTAVGFDVLLSETFAPTPAFSWAAKELNALGALVITASHNPGAYLGLKVKGYFGGSVPPEFTKEIEALLPQGVPTAATPGKLDKFDPWPSYTTGLQGKVDIAKIREAIASGKLAVFADVMHGAAAGGLARLLGDQVKELNSNRDPLFGGGAPEPLPKYLSKLFEVIKNHRETNKSGLTVGLVFDGDCDRIAAVDQDANFLSSQILIPILIDHLTLRRGFTGEIIKTVSGSDLIPRVAALHNLSLFETPVGYKYIADRMLVSQVLLGGEESGGIGYGSHIPERDALLSALYVLEAIVESGRDLSEYYSDLQQQTGFNSAYDRIDLPLASMDVRSRLLQQLQTQPLTEIAGKAVIDCQTIDGYKFRLADNSWLMIRFSGTEPVLRLYCEAATIEQVHKTLDWARQWAE is encoded by the coding sequence ATGCCAGTTGTAGCTAGCTCAATCAAATTTGGTACAGATGGCTGGCGGGGTGTGATTGGTGAAGAATTCACCTTTGAACGCCTTGCCTTGGTAGCGCCAGTAGCCGCGAAAGTCTTATATGATACTTATTACTCGACAGTCGGTAGCCGGACTATTATCGTCGGTTATGACCGCCGTTTTATGGCGGAAGACTTTGCTCGTGCTGTGGCTGATGCTGTCACCGCCGTCGGATTTGATGTCTTGCTGAGTGAAACATTTGCCCCAACACCGGCATTTAGCTGGGCTGCTAAAGAACTTAATGCTTTGGGGGCGTTGGTAATTACAGCTAGTCATAATCCTGGTGCATATTTAGGGTTAAAAGTCAAAGGATATTTTGGTGGCTCAGTACCGCCAGAATTTACCAAAGAGATAGAAGCACTGCTACCGCAGGGTGTACCAACAGCAGCTACTCCTGGTAAATTGGATAAGTTTGACCCTTGGCCTAGTTACACAACAGGATTACAAGGTAAAGTAGATATTGCCAAAATTCGAGAAGCGATCGCCTCTGGTAAACTGGCTGTGTTTGCAGATGTAATGCACGGTGCAGCTGCTGGTGGACTGGCAAGATTATTGGGTGATCAAGTCAAAGAACTCAATAGCAACCGTGACCCGCTATTTGGTGGTGGTGCGCCGGAACCATTACCGAAATATCTTTCTAAGTTATTTGAAGTCATCAAAAATCATCGAGAAACTAATAAATCTGGTTTGACTGTTGGTTTAGTATTTGATGGAGACTGCGATCGCATTGCGGCGGTAGACCAAGATGCCAACTTTTTAAGTTCGCAAATTTTAATCCCGATATTAATTGACCACTTAACTTTGCGACGCGGTTTTACAGGGGAAATTATCAAAACAGTCAGTGGTTCTGACTTGATTCCCCGTGTAGCAGCATTACACAATCTGTCATTGTTTGAAACACCAGTCGGTTACAAATACATCGCTGACAGAATGTTAGTCTCACAAGTACTCTTGGGTGGGGAAGAATCTGGTGGAATTGGCTACGGTAGCCACATTCCAGAACGAGATGCGCTACTTTCGGCATTGTATGTCCTAGAAGCGATTGTCGAATCTGGGCGAGATTTGAGCGAATATTATTCTGACTTGCAACAACAAACAGGGTTTAATTCCGCTTACGATCGCATCGATTTACCCTTAGCTAGTATGGATGTGCGATCGCGTCTTTTGCAACAACTCCAAACCCAACCCTTAACCGAAATTGCAGGTAAAGCAGTCATTGATTGTCAAACAATCGACGGTTACAAATTCCGTCTTGCTGACAACAGTTGGTTAATGATTCGCTTTAGCGGTACTGAACCAGTCCTGCGTCTCTATTGCGAAGCCGCTACCATCGAACAAGTACATAAAACCCTTGATTGGGCAAGGCAGTGGGCAGAGTAA
- a CDS encoding translation initiation factor: MSASKSNSDKKIVYQEFGNDNSAATERPIQELPPQQQNLRIQATRTGRKGKTVTVITGFQAKPETLADLVKQLKTQCGTGGTVKDNTIEIQGEHKQKILEIVTKLGYKAKLSGG, from the coding sequence ATGTCTGCTTCCAAATCAAACTCTGATAAAAAGATTGTCTATCAAGAATTCGGTAACGATAACTCCGCCGCCACCGAAAGACCAATTCAGGAACTTCCACCGCAACAACAAAACTTGAGAATCCAAGCCACACGCACCGGTCGCAAGGGTAAAACGGTGACGGTGATTACTGGGTTTCAAGCCAAACCGGAAACTTTAGCAGATTTAGTCAAGCAGTTAAAAACCCAATGCGGTACAGGTGGGACAGTCAAAGATAACACTATTGAAATTCAAGGCGAACACAAGCAGAAAATTTTAGAGATTGTCACCAAATTAGGTTACAAAGCCAAACTCAGTGGCGGCTAA